GGCGGAGACGGTGACGGCTACTCGATCGGTGCCGGTCACTTCGTCCACGCCGTTCGCCGCAACGTCGACATGACCTACTGTGTCATGGATAACCGCATCTACGGGCTGACCAAGGGCCAGGCCTCGCCGACCTCGCGGTCGGACTTCGAGACCTCGACAACCCCTGAAGGACCCAAACAGCCGCCGGTCAACCCGCTGGCTCTCGCGCTGGCCTCCGGCGCGTCCTTCATCGCCCAAACCTTCAGCTCGGACGCAATGCGCCACGCTGAGATCGTCCAGAAGGCCGTTGAACACGATGGCTTTGGCTTCGTCAACGTCTTCAGTCCGTGCGTCACGTTCAACGACGTCGACACCTACGATTACTTCCGCGACAGCCTCGTCGACCTGCAGGAGGAGGAAGACCACGATCCGACCGACTACGAGGCCGCCAAGGAAGTCATCCTCGACAGCGACAAGGAGTATCAGGGCGTGATGTACCAGAACGAAAACTCCGTGCCATACCACGAACAGCATGGCGTCACCGAGGACATGTCCGAGATTCCGGACGGCGCACCGGAAGACGCGATGGACCTCGTCCGCGAGTTCTACTAACGCCGTTTCACCGGTCGGCTTTCTCCCGTTTCTGATGAAGACGATGGGGAGCCGCGGGACGACGAGAGGAGTGAACGAGACGAACGACCGTCGTCGGGCGACCGAACCGACTCAGTTATCGACCGGGTGTTCGGCAGACTCCATCAGTAGTTCGACGTTCGCCGACTCGTCAGCAAGTCGCTTCGAGAGGATGCCGAACAATACGAGCTGGTCGTCCTCGTGGTCAAATGATGTGAGCTTGATCTCGATGTCGATCGGTTCCCCCTCGAGTTCGGACTCCCCGACGAAGGTGTCGACGGTCCGACTGTCGTCGAGGATATCAAGCGCGAACGACTCCTGATGCTGAATGTTTTCGATATCGCCACGGTTGCTATCGACCCGGTCGAGGAACTCCGTAAGTAGCTCCTCGTTCGACATGTCGTCGAGCGGGTTGACAGACTGCCCGGCGACTTCCATTCCCGGAACCGAGACGGCCGCGAAGGCGCTTCCCTCCCGGGTTTGGCCCATGTAGTCGACGGATTTTGAATAGCTCGAGGTCCAGATTGACGCCTCGAAGTCGCGTTCTACGCCGCCGATGGCCTCGGATCGCTCCATCGTCCGCTCTTCGACCGTCTGTTCCTCGTAGCCGGTCTCCGCAACCATCTCGTTGGCTGGGGCGACCCGATTGGAGTCGAACTCGAGCGGCTCGTTCCCGAGGACGAACCCGAGACAGCCGGCGGTCAGCGCGAGCGTCCCGGTCGCGCCCGCGGCGAGCAGCGATCGTCGAGAGTGAGTCATTATTCCACTGATTCGAGAAGAGCGGCATATTCCTTGTGCATCCTTCAAATTCGTAGACAAGAACGTCGACAATTCGTGACAATTCGGTCACTCGAATCGGGACTGACGAACACATCAAGAGTTATCGGGGTCGACACCCCCCGTTTAGCCATGACCGAATTCGCAGATCGAGTCGAGCAGGTGTCGATTAGCGGTATCCGCGAAGTGTTCGAAGCTGCGGGCGAGGACGCGATTAATCTCGGCCTCGGCCAACCGGACTTCCCGACGCCCGCACACGCACGCCGCGGGGCGATCGAAGCCATCGAGGCCGGGCGGGCCGACGCCTATACCTCGAACAAGGGCACGCCACAGCTTCGGGAGGCGATTTCGGCGAAGTACGACCGCGACTACGGCCTCGAGATCGACCCCGCAGACGTGATCGCGACGTCGGGCGGCAGCGAGGCCCTACACCTCGTGCTTGAGGCCCACGTCGATCCCGGCGAGGAAGTCATCTTCCCCGATCCCGGCTTCGTTTCCTACGACGCACTGACCCACATCGCCGACGGGACGCCGAACCCCGTCGGGCTCCGGGAGGATCTGACCCTCGATCCCGCGACAGTCGAGGATGCGATCACCGGCGAGACGGCGGCGTTCGTCGTCAACAGCCCCGCGAACCCGACGGGGGCCGTCCAGAGCAAAGCGGACATGCGCGAGTTCGCCCGCATCGCCGACGAGCACGACGTGCTCTGCATCTCCGACGAGGTCTATGAGCACATCGTCTTCGAAGGCAAGCATCACTCGCCGCTCGAGTTCGCCGAGACGGACAACGTCGTTGTCGTCAGCGCCTGCTCGAAGACCTATTCGATGACGGGGTGGCGGCTCGGCTGGGTCGTCGCCTCTAACCGCCGCATCGAGCGGATGCTCCGAGTCCACCAGTACGGGCAGGCCTGTGCCTCCGCACCCGCACAGTACGCCGCTGAAGCCGCCCTGACGGGTCCACAGGAACCGGTCCAGGAGATGGTCGAGACCTTCGAGGAGCGTCGGGATCTCGTGCTCAACGGGCTCACGGATGCGGGCCTCGAGGTGCCCACCCCAGAAGGTGCCTTCTACGCGATGCCGAAGGTGCCCGAGGGCTGGTGTGACGAAGTGCTCGAGCGCGGCGTCGTCGTCGTTCCCGGCGATGCCTTCGGTGCGAACGGCGAGGGATATGCACGGCTCTCGTATGCGACCGGAACTGAGGAATTGAAGGAGGCGCTCGAGATTATGGACGCCGCGACGAAGGCCGTTCGATAGCAGTAGATCGTAGTACCGTTTTGTTATTCGAACTCTCAGCTGAACGTCACTGTAAATTCCGGTGGTCGACGTGTTACTCCGATCGATCACCTA
This genomic stretch from Natrinema sp. SYSU A 869 harbors:
- a CDS encoding 2-oxoacid:ferredoxin oxidoreductase subunit beta — its product is MSSDVRFTDFKSDKQPTWCPGCGDFGTMNGMMKALANTGNDPDNTFVVAGIGCSGKIGTYMHSYALHGVHGRALPVGTGVKMARPDIEVMVAGGDGDGYSIGAGHFVHAVRRNVDMTYCVMDNRIYGLTKGQASPTSRSDFETSTTPEGPKQPPVNPLALALASGASFIAQTFSSDAMRHAEIVQKAVEHDGFGFVNVFSPCVTFNDVDTYDYFRDSLVDLQEEEDHDPTDYEAAKEVILDSDKEYQGVMYQNENSVPYHEQHGVTEDMSEIPDGAPEDAMDLVREFY
- a CDS encoding DUF6517 family protein codes for the protein MTHSRRSLLAAGATGTLALTAGCLGFVLGNEPLEFDSNRVAPANEMVAETGYEEQTVEERTMERSEAIGGVERDFEASIWTSSYSKSVDYMGQTREGSAFAAVSVPGMEVAGQSVNPLDDMSNEELLTEFLDRVDSNRGDIENIQHQESFALDILDDSRTVDTFVGESELEGEPIDIEIKLTSFDHEDDQLVLFGILSKRLADESANVELLMESAEHPVDN
- a CDS encoding pyridoxal phosphate-dependent aminotransferase gives rise to the protein MTEFADRVEQVSISGIREVFEAAGEDAINLGLGQPDFPTPAHARRGAIEAIEAGRADAYTSNKGTPQLREAISAKYDRDYGLEIDPADVIATSGGSEALHLVLEAHVDPGEEVIFPDPGFVSYDALTHIADGTPNPVGLREDLTLDPATVEDAITGETAAFVVNSPANPTGAVQSKADMREFARIADEHDVLCISDEVYEHIVFEGKHHSPLEFAETDNVVVVSACSKTYSMTGWRLGWVVASNRRIERMLRVHQYGQACASAPAQYAAEAALTGPQEPVQEMVETFEERRDLVLNGLTDAGLEVPTPEGAFYAMPKVPEGWCDEVLERGVVVVPGDAFGANGEGYARLSYATGTEELKEALEIMDAATKAVR